CTCTTGAATGTGTTGCTCTATGCCTTTTTTGCTGTTTGCTATAAGCCTTGGTCAGGTACCATATTCGGAGTTTCTGGGATTTCACTTCAAGCCAAAGTTATGGTAAAACTGAGACATGGCACCAAACCTTCTCTAATACTCCACACGTGTGTCCTGAAAAGACTAATCCCTCGACAGAAGTTGCTTTAACCTAAAAGAATTGAGTAATAAAATGCAAGCCATTCCCGATACATAGCCATGCACCAACTCTGGCGTCCTCTTCTGAATTCCAACCTCCAAACTGGTCTCCTCATTAATTTCCACCAACAGGAAGAGGGAGCTTGCTTTTGCGCAAGTTCAGTGGCGGACGAAAGATTTGTACATagtatttggagttgtgcagggGCTTGGCACCCCCTTCGGTCTGCCCCTACCTAAGCTGTAACATCTGGATGGAATTCTTCATCAGAAGTTTCTCTCTGTAGCACCCAGTTTCCGTGAAAAAGAGAAGTCTTGTAAAAATTGAGAATGGAGCAAGATAGATTATCCCAGATTCACTATGCCACCAGAAAAACTCGTATCACGtttacaaaattatttgaaaagaactcGCTTCGATCATATGTTGTCATGCTACTAGTTATACAGAGAGGGGGAGATTCGAGAACAGGAGATGCAATGTACAAAAAGAAGAGATCAACATACAATAccaaattgaaaatcaattcatGGGAGGATTAAGGAAAGTAAGAATCATCTAATATTGTGCCTTTTTGCACAGGTAACAGCAATAACAAGCATATCATCTGCTCTCATGATGCCCGCAAAAACAGCAGCTTGACCAACTTTCTACCATTCAATGTGGAAAGTGGGTTATCCACTCATTGACCTTAAAACAGAAGATACCACAATATTGCCAAATCTTATCAAAGCAGAGCTCTTCTGCATTCCCTGTAAAGCATCAAATCAAATCCCCCATTGACTGCATATGATTGTAAGAAATCATTCAGAGAGCCGTGCTTGTAGATGATtataattaagaacaaaaaataagtgtaaTTCTAATCTCAGGTAATCAACAAAAACAAGTACAACTGACATTCAATTCAATAGTTGAGTGGCTATAGGTGACCCTCAAGTGAGAAGCAACAAGCTGAAAagaacatttatttagggatcCCAATGAATCATAAAATAGTAGTCAAGTGAAAACAAGCCATCCACGTGTCTCCCAGAGGAGATCCCTCTAATAGCTAAGTCAGTTTAGGATCTGCAGAAATTCACAAAGGTAGAGGAAGGAAACATGATACGGTTAGCCCATGCAGACGTTGCCTTGTGACCGGAAAAGATCAAGTCTTCTCTTAGAAGTTTTAGAACGATTCCCAAGACGGTATATTTTTCAAGACGATGGCTCCAATTTCAAGCCAGAGGCTTGATGGCATCTCTAATCACCGAGAAATACATGCTTGATGTCATGTGATGGAACAATTCATGAGGGTAATGTTGATGACTCTCTACAGCTCTAGAAAGCTAATAATTTGACAATTTTATTAGACATGTCTTCCTGTCCCTTGTGAGCTTAGCTTTATGCAGCCCTATATATCTGATCAAAATTTAGCTTGGACGTGCGTCCTACCACTGGGAACATTTATTTGCTTTTTCTTGAAAGCTAGGACCAAACCAGAAAAAATAGAGACTAAGCTGCCAAATTATGATGCAGCTCTCTACTTAAGACTTCGTTGAACCCACACATGTCAACTGGGAGCCAAATATCTCACGTGAAGAGAAACACGAGGGGGGGGGTGGTGTTAGAACAAAGGACaatagtaaaataaaaaagaaatcagATAAAAGCAAAAACTGTTAGGACATGCGAAAATAGGATTTCAATTGTCAAACAAGCGTCAAATTGGTCTAAACAGTGAGAGGTACAAGAAGTGCAAGATAATAAGAGTAGAAAAGTACAAATTAGGTCACTTCCGAGGTTTCTGTAATTGCTGAGACGTGAGGGAAATGAGAGATTGAAGCTTAGTGACAGCAGAAGTCTCAGCAGGTGGGCACTTGGAGAGAGACATATTCAACGAGTGAAGAGCTTCGTCTAGCTTTCCCGATGCCAAGGATGCTAATCCTGCTTTATAAGCTTCATCAGCCATTCGGGCATCATATTGAGACATCAAATTCGTATCGGAGCTCTTATTCTTCGATGAGGGATACGATGGAGACTGTTGAAGGTCAGTAGCACGTGCATACTCATAAGCAGAAATGGCTGAGTTGATCTCAGGCATAAGTGCTTCAGGTGTTGATGGGAAATTCTTCACCCCATCAAAAACACTCCAATGGTGGCTTCCTTCTCCCATCACCCTTCCAACTCAATTATAGTCTTGTTATCCAACTAAGGCTTTTTACAACATACACAACAATTTGGCATCGGGTGGTCTATTTTGCAATATAATAGAAGAGAAAGGCGACGGAGTTGATcaagtttttgaatttgtagaaCAAATTATTGCCCTCCAGAACAAACCTAATAAATTAACAACACTCTAGCTCAGTCCCTGCCAGATTCAGTGCAAAACATAGCATAGTGCATACAGTAGAAGCCTGTAAAATCAAAacattttcttgcaaaatataaCTGCTGAAGATTTTGCAAGCATTTTCTAGGCTATACTGCATTTCACGAAAACGGGACTCGAATTTGCTTCAAGAAATGCCAactaaacatttattttttgcccaAGTAAACCAATATATGTTATTACTATTGGAGATAGAAtcacaaaaccaaaatcaatttctcGAAAGTAATACCGGTCTTTATTCAATCAATCTCACTTATGCATAAAGAATCGCCCCGAAAAATCACACAaataaagacaaagaaaaaagagcTACCAGAGGAAGAGAAGAAATCTAGTCGGTTAGaaataaaaatccaaaacccaagTGGGAAAAATGCATCGAGCTTAGAATTAACTTCTTGATAGAGcaaattatgaatttatgagAAAAGCAAGCAATACCCAGTTCATCACTCCATCTTTAAGTACAAAATCGCCGAACCCAATTctcacaaacaaaaataattataatctttctccaaaaaaaaatataataatcgTCCCAGCCAAATTGCCCTAGCAAAGTAAAACCCTGAATCTATTCGCCAGTAGAGAATGACAATGAAAGAAAGAGATTTTCACATGAATCTTTGTGTTTATGTAATCCTTTATTCTCAGGTTATGggagtaaagaagaagaacgatgtAGAGATAAGATTACCTGAAATGGAAGAGTGGACCTTTCGGTAGCTCTAGCTCAATGGCGTTCGTTCCTTGACAGTTGAAAGAACTGCAGTTGTTTACAATACAATTCTCGACACAAGGCCCATGGGCCTTATTTTCTCTGTTAGGTGCACCAAACCTCTTCCCAGGCCCATGAATTCAGAAAGTCTACTCCACCGCTCTCTCGCCGCTATCAATTTCTCCGTCCAAAATAtccggatttttttttaaaatcttccAACTCTTTtctggaagatttttttttaaatctgaacTATTGATTGCTGAGAGGGACAGTAAAATTAAGCGCTGCAATGGAGTGATTGGTAAAACAGTGCAGTGATTGAAAGAGAAAACAGGCACACCAGTTTgcctttttaactttttcttagGCTTCCTTTTTCTGTTAAATTTCAGTACATAATATCCGAGTTTGAACCATGCTATTTGAGTTCAAACTAGTGTTCGCTCGGAAAAAACCCGTTGAAGACCAATTTTTACATAAACAAATTAAGCTTAAACATTTTTGTAAAGCTCGTTAAGCATTTAAACTAAATTCAAACAAGCTATTACTCAGCTCGTTCGAAACGTGATGTATAAAAACTTTACACCACCTTAAGATCGGCTTGTAATCAGCTTGATTAAAACACATTTAaaatcatctcctctctctttttttaaattgagtTTGCCTCCTAAGCAAGACAAACTTGAATATACTTTTAAAACTCGTTAGAACAAGTAACGGCTCGGCTAGTCTTTCGACTCTACTCTGAGTGGCCTTAATAGGTAGACTTAAATCTATGACCTTTCTTATTGACATTTTACCAGCCATTTTACTTATCTAAAATGTTAAAATTTTGACAGTTTGGCCTGTATCTGGTAGTAACTGACttgcatttttattgaaaaacgaTAACATCATGTTACGGTTACGTTATCATGTTACGGTTACTGACTACTGATCACCTGAAAATTGGCCTGCAGAATCCCCAGATCCCGACAAAACCAGTAATTGTAGGCGCGGTTTAACACCTTAAATATGTTCAAGTGTAGTAAAATTACTGCTAAACCGGAGTCCAAAAAAACCAATAGTGTTTAATCTCACCTGGGTAGATCTCACCTAATGAAGAAGGGAAACATAGGAACAATGAAGTTTATTTATCAATATAAGTTGCATTTtcctaaataaaataaaataacacaATATTCTCTAGTGACACAACAACATTAAATTGGCTACAACAAAAACGTGTATACTTAGGCAAAGGTTTTCCCCAACCAGAAAAACAAAGCCCTAAAACACCTAATTTTGCTTTTCAAAGGTTAGGACAACAGAATGTTTTATCATTGATGATAGGAAACAAAGTAAACAGACCCAACCTACTGTAAAGGATCATTAGTTTCAAGCGTAGTTTCGCCATTAATCAACAAGCGAATTTGCAGAGAGCAAGAACCACAAGAAAGAAGAACTGACGATGACAAAGCATCCGACATTCGTAAAGAGATCTTACTACCCTCCCTCAACAAACGATAACCCATCTCCTCCAACTCAAGAGAATCGATAGAGAAGTAGTCACTGCATCGACACTGGTAAAAGAGCTCCAAGACTTCACCTTTACTCTGAACCATCAGATCCTCTAAACCAACATCTTCTGCAACAACAAATTCTTCTCGTCTCAGCACGCGTAGGTCACTATCATAAGAGGCACGTGACTTTGGGTGGCTGAGGACTTCCCAAGCCCTCTGCACCTCTAGAAATCTGTTTTCCAACTCATGATCTGGAATATAAGTTTTGGAAGCCTTTTGCATTTTATCCGGGTGGGAATCAAGGATGGCAGACCGATAGCTTGTACGGATTTCTTCATAGTTTGCATCTTCCCTCACACCTAGAATGTCATAGAGGGTTTTATGGACCAAATTGTTGTCTGAAAGCATGGTTGATAAGCGGAAGTTGCTTGCATCCAATCGCTTCAACTGCAAATACACAATATTTTGCATATAGATTTGAATCAGATTTGCATGAAGGAACTACACTAGAATGACTAGAACGTAAACATTGAACTCGTGAGAACATTATTTCAAGGCAAGAAATGGAGGAAATTCAAATCACAAGGCAGTTCAATAATGTCCTGAAGGAAGCATTTTTACTCAAAGAATGAACAGAAGCAATTGCTTTCTAGGGTGCTGGGAATAGGCGGGGAAAGCACAAGGAAAGTACAATGAAATGGAGACCTGTTCTTTCCTTGGGAGTATTTTTTATCCTAGTTCAATACTAAACCGAACCTCtctaaaattatcaaaaatcaaGGGAAATAGTAGCAGAAATGAcatctaaaacaataatttatcTCATTTTGATAACAGTattctcttcttcctttctgTTTTCCATTGTAGCTAAAACCAAAAGATGCTTTCTGCTGTTTCGTTACTCCAAACGGAGAAACAAATTCTAGACTCAAATGCATTTTGTAAACAGTCCCCAGAGATCGCTAAAAATCGTTCATCAAAAGCAACCACCAACAGACACACGTCAACGAACAGAAAACAGCATCAACTAGTAACTAAAATGGTTAGAGAAAATCTAAAGAACACCCAAACCAAATTCAATGCCTAAAAGAAGACTGATTCAAGATATTTTGCACATGATTAAAACAGAGAAAACACCAATTTGGATTCCCCACTTTGTTAAGCTATGCAACGAATTGTTCATGCCCAAACCCTATACAACTGCCTCAACTTTTTCTGCAATTTTCATAATTAATTCAGTTTTTCCTTCTTCCCCCCCTCACCCCCCACATTTACAGCCTCTTCGCCTTTTCAGAAATGGCGGGAGAAGTAAAGAAAGGAGAACCAAATCACTTATTGTTTGGATAGCTAAAAAGAGGCGAGAAACGGTGAGAAATGACGAGGAtcgaaagaagaagaaaaaaaggccGAGTTTTTATTGGTCCACTTTTCTTTCTCACACCCAATTGGGTTCGGAAACCTACTTCATATCAGTAAGTATAAGAATAGAAACAGATCCCAAATCAAGAAAACCAATTCTACAGTAATGTAACCCTAAACCGATTCATATACAAATCCATGTGGGTCGTGTGAGTCGAAGAAGACGTGAAAGAAGGCATACCTTGATTAATCAAATTGGAAGAGGAACTAGTTAGCAAAAAAGAATATGAAAATGCAACGTCTTCGTCctcgttgatttgattggatttgattttCCTCTCTCTGTCTAGATCGTCTgggatcctctctctctctctctctctctctctctgtgtgtgtctAGATCGTCTTTCCCAGATGTGTATCCGTGGGGGTGCTGCTCGCCGATTATTAAAGCCCACGACCTTCGATTTTTCATGTTTTGCTCTTTCGCCCCAGTTCGTATCTTATTTCAAATTCTTCGCTCTTTTCTAGGCAAAACTTCTATCATGCTACCAAATGGTACGGGAACATGATGCTCTCATTAAATATGAAACATCATATTGAAAAATAGGTAAACCACAGTCTTTAAATGAAAACTACTCACAAAATGTAATTTGAATTTGCTAAAAATAATGTGGTTTTgtgattttcttgaaaaaaaaatcgcaaTAATACTTACCGCAAAAATTGGCTATACTTATTATTTACTCAGGCAAATTATTTAAAGTCAGAGCAATGTTAAGGGAACATGAAAAGTATCTCCGGAAATGTCCGGGAAAGAGAAATTAATAGTTCAAATTCACTTTGATATTTGGGTCCTACTCATTAAAGTGatcattaatttcattttttcgaacatttttgaagaaactttttcAAGATCCTAACAATTTCGTTTAGGTGTGATTTACTGTATTTGGCATAGAAATATTGGGGTAGGCTGTACAAGACAACCGGTGAACCAATCCTAAATTTGATTTGGTTACAATTCTACTATTATATTAGTTCTAAACTTACAAACATAATCGGTTCAGGCTCTCTATATATACTGTATTATGCACCTAACAACAATTCGATCACTAAGTTATTGATGTctaattgagttgatttttcacagaAATATTTTATTCTTTGATTAGAATACATTACGAACAGTTCTGATTagatttttgttagattcaagAGACATGCGAGATACACCTTCGTTAAAATAGACAGAATTAAATCCATAATTCTTCCAAACCACAGGGGTCAGAGTGGATTTTGCCCTTTAATCTATTTTCAGACTATGGAATAGCTTCCTCCCCTTTGTTGGCAACAGCCGTATGCTTATGAAAAATCATACCTGTGCATGGAGCTCTTGTGTACCACAAGTCTGAGAAAAATATACTAGAGGCTGGTTTACATTACGCTAACCAGCACCCAATGTTTTATAATCTTAATAACAAACAAATGTTACGGCCAGCTTACACACACCTTGACATTCCAATTAAAAACCCACCCCATTGTTTGGGGGATACAAACCCTACGCTCTTATATTACGTATCTGAAATAATTAGCCATAACCATGTAATTACTTGTTGAGtcgattaataaaaaaaatctgattATTAGTTTACATTGCCAAATGTTGAAACAACTTTCTCATATTACATACAGGGACAACCAAGTGCACATTTGACGATTTTAAAGCCCCTTTGCTCTCTTTAGCACTAGATCTTCAAAGCATCGGCGGCACAATCCCATGTTGCAAAATAAATCACCAAATCCCCGACCCCAACCAAACAGCAAAAAAGTTCAACCACCATGTAGGAGTGcaaggggaaaagaaaaatacaaaacggTGAGTCTAGTGACTACACTACATCGAGCTTGAAGTGGGTACTGTGAAGTGTTCGCAATATGGTTCACAGTTAGTAACCCTGTTTAAGTCTTCAGATTTGCTGCCAtttcttgaagaaaaaaaatatccaattaTGCACCAACAACACCAGAGACCCACGGAACAATTACCGGCGCATTTGGGTGGGAGTCCCTATACCATTCAGGATACCTGTCCTTGAAATTCAATCGGGGTTTTTCTGCCTGCATTATAGTATCAGAGCAAGAATATCAGAGAGGTCAAAATTCCGAGATTTCGTGGTTAAACTGCAAGACAGGGTATTATTACAGTTGTTAGAGTTATAAGAGTTGTTCCGAGATTTCTGCTAGGTTCTTTGGAAAGCTAGAGTTATTACAATTGTTctgattttctgttttttcgAGCATGTATTCCTTTTGAGCTTAAACCCTGTTGCATCTTTGTCAATGAAAGTGAAAAATGAGAGAGTAACTCCATAAGAAGATAACCAAAGCTTACATATTTGAGCCAGCACTCCGTATGTTTGTGCTCATAGATATCCGGGGAATAGCAACCGGTCTCTGATGGGCAATAAACCCATATATTGCATTTGTTTTCACCTGGTTTGGCATTTCTGGCATGATCCAAACAGGCCTGACAACAGTCAGCCGCACTTTCTCTATGGTGAGTAAGACCCCATCTGACAGCAATACCATCATAATCTGAATGAGGCTTGGCATGGCATTCAGGAGGAACTTGTCTGCCAGGTAAAATTTCTTCATCTGGGAAAGAACATATATAGCTCAGTATTCCCCTCTAAACATGCGGGGTATAAGAGGGAGGTCTTAAAAACAAAGGCATGTAAGCACCTGTGATTTCAATCAGAAGGTCAATTCTCCAGACTACTAAATAAATCTGAAAttgatgataaaaaagagaaatttttttctccttttgcaTACAgataaaaataaacagaaagaaCAGCTTCGGTTATCTTCAGTCAAGAGACAGTTGCAGATAGGAGTGAATTTTAGGCTGGAAAACAATTGCTGGTTTAGCGTTACCTTCGTCTTCTGCGCCCTCTGGCTTGTCATCATGTTCCTTGTTATGGATTTCGACTGGTATCCAAAGACCAATATCTTCTGACAGCTGACTCCAACCAGACTCCAAAGCTCTTGCAAGCACCCCTACAAGCATTCAGTTTGCAATTTGAAGTAAAAATGATTCCTCTAGATAAATCTAATCAAAAGTGACGTGGAACTAAATTTCCAACAGGTAAAATAGTCGTCAGAcccgaaaaaggaaaaaacaacttGCAAAACATAAGTACAATGGGGGAGGAAATTCTACCAGCTTCCCCTGGCAGAACAGTTGAATTCAAGGTCCTCGTAAGAGTTACTTGAGTTGCTTCTTTTAGCTTTTCCTTGCGCCATCTTTCAACTGCTTCTGTTCATAGAAATAAATAACAAGCAGATATAAGGGAAAATAGGAGACGTCGTGTCATGCACAGACCATTTTGGAGTAGCAGAAAATTCTACACTGGCACAAAAGAACAGGATATTCAAGTCTTCAAGATTGCACTGGAAGTAGCTAAGTAACAGATACAATGAAAGAAATAGAAGCTAAAGAGATCGATGTCCAGGTTTCCGAAGGAATTCCAGCATTAGAAGAGGGTTTGAATTGTGTAGCAATGTTGTTAACAGGGATGTAAATGTTTCCGTGGTGGTGGAAGACACACCTAAGACAGAACAACTAGATCTCTCAGTTTTCAGTGGACGTAAACATGTGGGAGGATACCCTCCTAGTGGGGGGAAAGGATTTGGTCTAAAGGTGAGTCTCAACTCATGTAAAATCCATTTGGGACTCCCTAAATGCCTCTATTTgaaggttatatatatatatatgtcataCTTATTCAAGAGAAACGGTGATTTCGAATGTCGTGTACCTGTTGCAGAATTTAGAGCCCTAACAGAACTATGGAAGGCTGCTGCAAGTAGGGTGCAAATTAGTGGTCTATCCTGATGTAAATGAAACTTGAGATATATCACCAGACTGTGAAAGAGATATCGGTGGTAAATAATAGAGTGAATAGGAATGAGGGATTGGTTATGAGGAACAAGATGGGAAAAAGGACAAAGAACGAGAGAAAGGAGTCGACGAACCTCGATTCTCATTCACATGGGATCCTTACACTAACCCAAGTACGCCAAATAGATTTGATAGTATTGGGATCAAAGTCAAGTTCTCCAATGTTTTCTGCATGACCATGTGGTAACTATTCCAACTTATGGATTATTTTGTCTTAGTTAATAAAGTTCTCTGCCTCGTTCTGTTGAGTGTTTACTACTAACaggcaaaaaataaagtttgacATGGGGGGAAAGAAAATTATCAGAACATCATTGAAATATTCATCACAAGGTTAACACAAAAGATAGTGCAggtaaaaatatcaaacaagGACAAATGAAAGAGAAAACAGCGCCCTTGAGCTTTAAAGTCAATCACTGCATCCTAGAATGCAACAAACATAGCTTTCTTGGAAAATTCCAAGGGAAAACAATCCTGGTATACTTCCTTAGAAGATAACAAGTGTCAAGGAGGACAGAACCCGTGTACacaccggaaaaaaaaatggtgtagCTCATAGATCAATATGGTTGGTAAAAGCATCAGCTGTTTGATCCCCGGCAGGCCTGTTAGCGAGCTGAGCCTCTATGGAAAGAAAGGTGCTAATGAAAATGAGTGCTGCCAAACAAGGCAAGCCTTATGTGTGTTTCCATGGTTTTAACAAATTTCAATCTCACTTTTCTTCTGGACAAACATCATTTCTCGTCATACACGTGGAAGAAATCAACGTAACTAGAGCAGACGAAAAACATCTTACTGGCTTCAAAGTAAGAAACTTTTATATACTTCCAAAATCAGGAAGACTGGCAAATTGAGAGCAAACGAAAGACCATTGTCAAGACAAGCATTTAAGTAAAACTGGTGACAAAGGGTAGGACCATGTGTGCAGTGCACCTAGCTTTTGATTTATTTAAACCAAGTGATTGCCCCTTGAGTCCTTGACTCATACCCATATGCATCtcttttatcatttttctaCAGGAGTGTAAATACGCAATGATACATATAGTAAAACTGAAAACTTCATTTTTATCTAAACGTACGTGAATGGAATGGAACATATATTTGTCCACTCTCATCTAACCTACTTGTCATGATTTTTTACACTATAGTGTCACTGCATCCGTAGCATGTTGTACATATCCTGTATCCATAACTTTTAAACCTTAGGAAAAAGGTTTCCTGTGTTTCGGGGATAGCTCATCCAATTCTGAAACGGCTCCTAAAAGAAGCTTGTTTTCTATCAAAATCAAGTAAACCTTTAAGAAATAGTATGTTGTCCTATTTTGGAAACGAATCAAACTGCATTATTTCACACATCAACTGGATGGATTCCTGCCACATGCTTAACATTAGAACAACATGCATTGGTTCGTACTTGGCATTTCAAATAAGATCATAGGCACTTGACTAGTTTAACACTTCAACATGTTCGTGGTACAAATTGTAAGGTTTGTCAATCTCATGCATGAACCTTTTATGTGGGTTCTTTAGGTAAATCCTCGTGGGAAATGGGCAGGGAACCAATATGCAACCTCCAAATAAAAGCAACCTCCAAGTTCATTGAAGAGTTCAAGATTCAAAATTGAACTTTGTGATTTGGTGATTCCTCATTCAGGAACAAAGGCAGGTTTGAAGCATCAAGGATGAAGGAGCAAGAAGACCAATATCTCTTAGGTAAAGTCACCTAGGACCAAGACCTTAGACCTTGGAAGAGATCTAGCCTCGTCAATGGCATTTAAGCGCAACATTGATCGACCATTTTGGCTAATTGAATATGACCTATTTCCCTCCGAAAGGCCAAAACTTAATATGACCTATTTCCTTTTGAAAGACCGTAACTTACGATCAATTTGGACTCTAAGAAAGAGACCAATTTCATATGAAACTTCCAAGAACTTCATTTTCGGCACTAATGTTGCCCAATTTGGAGTCCGAACGAATAACGGCACATTGACGTTGACCATGTGTTGCTGGTAGAAAGTTCAGCGAACCAGAGTGTCCTCGAAAGCATGGGAGCCTCATCCAGGTCGGCCAAGATTATAAGGTTGGTCTGCCAATGAGTCGCGGACAAAGGGACATTACACTAGCTGTTGGAAATGACTTTGCGGCTCCTGTTAGAAGATGATGGTTTTAGGCCCAACTACTGACATACATATTGGTAGACACATCTTGACTGATTTAACTTCACGTTCTCACCATCATCAGATGCTTTGATTTTGAGGATCGTACAAACCAATCTTTGGGCAATTTGGGGGGCTTCAAAAAGTGGTGCAAGTTCTTTTTAGTACTGTGCCGAAGACTTTGCATCATCATACAGATTTGTACCGCATTTGTATCATAGAAAGGCTAAGGATAAGCATTGTGAAAACCAATTAGAGTTGCAGGTCATATAAAGGTTTAAAGGTGAGCCTTGCGAAAAACCA
The sequence above is drawn from the Rhododendron vialii isolate Sample 1 chromosome 6a, ASM3025357v1 genome and encodes:
- the LOC131331188 gene encoding uncharacterized protein LOC131331188, whose amino-acid sequence is MARAEWGYYGRNKWCSYKRTTLLICSINIVIGLFVFHSLYTSLYIYSLEDSQTVVKYTPDQIRKMEESIRIRKAAEPVELIKSVKEIKKEFLREESRLELPKQLKQKIMDEILERLRRLSADANLTEQREAVERWRKEKLKEATQVTLTRTLNSTVLPGEAGVLARALESGWSQLSEDIGLWIPVEIHNKEHDDKPEGAEDEDEEILPGRQVPPECHAKPHSDYDGIAVRWGLTHHRESAADCCQACLDHARNAKPGENKCNIWVYCPSETGCYSPDIYEHKHTECWLKYAEKPRLNFKDRYPEWYRDSHPNAPVIVPWVSGVVGA
- the LOC131331187 gene encoding uncharacterized protein LOC131331187, with protein sequence MLSDNNLVHKTLYDILGVREDANYEEIRTSYRSAILDSHPDKMQKASKTYIPDHELENRFLEVQRAWEVLSHPKSRASYDSDLRVLRREEFVVAEDVGLEDLMVQSKGEVLELFYQCRCSDYFSIDSLELEEMGYRLLREGSKISLRMSDALSSSVLLSCGSCSLQIRLLINGETTLETNDPLQ